In Leptodesmis sichuanensis A121, the following are encoded in one genomic region:
- a CDS encoding DUF6439 family protein, translated as MLNVSSSTSTPDAGKSYLPALRQASTEELAQALMEKLAITDKDWHRLKANRKARASEQVAAALVLLLKDQPDAALPRLQQAIGWLDRSISAPPCPTHGK; from the coding sequence ATGCTGAACGTTTCTTCTTCCACCTCCACCCCGGATGCAGGTAAGTCCTATCTTCCAGCCCTGCGACAGGCCAGCACCGAGGAATTGGCTCAGGCATTGATGGAAAAATTAGCGATTACAGACAAGGACTGGCATCGGCTCAAGGCCAATCGCAAAGCCAGAGCCAGCGAACAGGTGGCCGCCGCCCTGGTACTGCTACTGAAAGATCAACCCGATGCAGCCTTGCCTAGACTGCAACAGGCGATCGGCTGGCTGGATCGTTCGATCTCGGCTCCTCCCTGTCCGACACATGGGAAATAA